A genomic window from Salvia miltiorrhiza cultivar Shanhuang (shh) chromosome 5, IMPLAD_Smil_shh, whole genome shotgun sequence includes:
- the LOC131024818 gene encoding COP1-interactive protein 1 has translation MPKHRWRESVKTFFGNHVDLERNQELKETKAEIEGNVQKILKVLKEDDEKEPLANLVEDFHNHYQSLYARYDNLTEELREKANKKHGKGGSSSSSDSSDSDDSHRGERGSKNGVDEHEKAAAVKQELEMALSEIADSKRKLAITVYEKETLHQEYQNALNKTKESETIIAELNSKAEKLEGENSRLLAENTDVKLELENSVKLQAELNQKLEEMKSEREILSIEKDAAAAKLEEEKDTADELRTINNQLHKEREAIQLELEVVKGELSTSMEKLDSAENEISRLSEMQDVDTDERTSLTLKILQLEDDIKQAEIKFQDLANESSQLRGQLGEKERELSSHLETHKAHKKEAKEKLESAEREKAKVNQMHKASQEENSNLSSKILQLEGEIKQALTKIQDLIAESSRLRENLAKKEREISSHLVIHETHKKEALEKLEKAAEEITKLSQMQKAAEEENASLTSKISQLEEDMRQAENEIQDLITESSMLSENMSEKERELSTHLDIHEAYKEETLEKLEKAEEESTKLRQMHKAAEEENTNLSSKISQLEDEIKQAENKIQDLVTESSQLREKLAEQERELSSHLETHEAHKKEALEKLETAAGEITKLSQMHKAAEDENRQAENKIQDLITESSQLSEKLAEKETELSSHLEIHETQKKELTEKLETAAEEIAKLSQKQKAAEEENTSLSSKISQLEDEIRQAENKIRDLITETNLLNEKLAEKGRELSSQLEIHEAQKKELTEKLEAATEEITKLSQKQKAAEEENTSLSAKISHLEDKIKQSENKIHDLVTESSLLSENLSEKEKELSSQHEIHEARKKELMLKLETGAEEIAKLSQKQKAAEEENTSLSSKILQLQEEIKQAVSKIQDHITESSRLRENLAEKERELSSHFQIHEAHKKEATEKLETAAKEIAKLSQMQKAAEEENTSLTSKISQLEDEIRQAENEIQDLITESGMLSESLAENERELTNHLNIHEDYKEEATEKLERAEEEIAKLSEMQKAAEEEKASLTLKISQLGDEIRRAENRIQDLVTESSRLSEKLEEKGRELSSHMEIHESHKEQASTRARELELELDSSHMQRRDIQKQKEDEISALLQKLEDQEKSSLAQINGLNEQINDVRAEAESLRAQKGELEAQLAQKEIEASAQIKDLKDHVHEKQVELESLLSQKMESEMHLEKRVKEISEFLFQIETLKEELKNKSLELKGNIEEKETLLERVKDLELELNTLSNQKHELEEQLRRKGEELSELQEEKGKLHEKAAEMERALAEKENELSNLLKKSEDGEREALARIAALTADVSSLQEQLDSLAALKSEADIILDRKTTEISTILLQIEKLREELSGKTADGENLLKEKETMTVQLKDLHLELETLRQQKGEMEDQINIKLSEGNQLREEKGGLESKISELERTLAERGDELIAVQKKMDDLQNESSTEVSALKKQIDTLQQQLELLESQKRVLEMEIEKTKQEAAENLVLAENNNAELVNKIKEQGEKLQEHEDVYSKLCEEHKQLEIQFQSCEEHLRSSEKKIEEVTQQFEIDMYAKNQEVNELEENIEGLKRDLEMKTDDLSTLEEDVRNIEVKQRLTSQKLRVTEQLLVEKDESYLRKEEKLLEEQKLLEDRVATLSGIIITYKEAQVRVVGEISKKVNDTLTGIDAFNMKFEEDYGRIESRIYEIVNELKISTNCIKDSNIEKDQLRKEIAILAQQLSDEKGKGLHLKGRIGELETTLTKDEEEKDCLIKTVRERETKMGKLEKIVAERDEKMGVLELKMKENEAGFESLIEEKREAIKQLCIWIEYHRSRNDELKDMIAKTRRR, from the exons ATGCCCAAGCATCGGTGGCGcgaatcggtgaaaacctttttTGGGAATCATGTTGATCTTGAAAGAAATCAGGAGCTGAAAGAAACCAAAGCAG AAATCGAGGGCAACGTGCAGAAGATCTTAAAGGTTCTTAAAGAAGATGATGAGAAGGAACCACTGGCTAATCTTGTTGAGGATTTCCACAATCACTACCAGTCTCTATACGCGCGTTATGATAATCTGACGGAAGAGTTGAGGGAAAAGGCGAACAAAAAACATGGTAAGGGCGGTTCCTCGTCCAGCTCCGATTCCTCAGACTCGGATGATTCACACAGGGGAGAAAGAGGCTCAAAAAATGGTGTGGATGAGCATGAGAAAGCAGCAGCTGTCAAGCAAGAACTGGAAATGGCTCTTTCCGAGATTGCTGACTCGAAGAGGAAGCTGGCAATCACTGTTTATGAAAAGGAAACGCTGCATCAGGAATACCAAAATGCTCTAAATAAAACCAAGGAATCAGAGACTATTATAGCCGAGTTGAATTCTAAAGCTGAAAAATTGGAAGGCGAGAATTCTAGACTTTTGGCTGAAAATACTGATGTGAAATTGGAACTGGAGAATTCGGTTAAGCTACAAGCCGAGTTGAACCAGAAGCTGGAAGAGAtgaagagtgagagagaaatcCTGAGCATCGAGAAAGATGCAGCCGCTGCCAAACTCGAAGAGGAGAAGGATACGGCTGACGAGCTGAGAACCATCAATAACCAGCTGCACAAAGAGAGAGAAGCCATACAGCTGGAGCTGGAAGTAGTCAAGGGAGAACTCTCTACTTCAATGGAGAAACTAGACTCAGCAGAAAATGAAATCAGTAGGCTGAGTGAGATGCAAGACGTTGATACAGACGAGAGAACTAGCCTTACCTTAAAGATTTTACAGCTTGAAGATGACATAAAACAAGCTGAGATCAAGTTTCAAGATCTTGCAAATGAATCAAGCCAGTTAAGGGGACAATtgggagagaaagaaagggagCTTTCAAGTCATCTGGAGACTCACAAGGCTCacaaaaaagaagcaaaagaaaaacTTGAATCGGCGGAAAGAGAAAAGGCCAAGGTAAATCAGATGCACAAGGCCTCTCAAGAGGAGAACAGTAATCTCTCCTCAAAGATTTTGCAGCTAGAGGGAGAGATCAAACAGGCTTTAACCAAGATTCAAGATCTTATTGCTGAATCTAGCCGGTTGAGGGAAAATTTGGCTAAGAAAGAAAGGGAGATTTCGAGTCACCTTGTGATTCACGAAACTCACAAAAAGGAAGCACTGGAGAAACTGGAGAAAGCAGCAGAAGAAATCACTAAGCTTAGTCAGATGCAAAAGGCTGCTGAAGAGGAGAATGCTAGTCTTACTTCAAAGATTTCACAGCTTGAAGAAGACATGAGACAGGCTGAAAATGAGATTCAAGATCTTATTACCGAGTCAAGCATGTTAAGTGAAAATATGTCTGAGAAAGAAAGGGAGCTTTCAACTCACCTTGATATTCATGAGGCCTACAAAGAGGAAACACTGGAGAAACTGGAGAAAGCAGAAGAAGAGAGCACTAAGCTTCGTCAGATGCATAAGGCTGCTGAAGAGGAGAATACTAATCTTTCTTCAAAGATTTCACAGCTTGAGGATGAGATAAAACAAGCTGAAAACAAGATTCAAGATCTTGTTACCGAATCTAGCCAGTTGAGGGAAAAATTGGCTGAGCAAGAACGGGAGCTTTCAAGTCACCTTGAGACACATGAAGCTCACAAAAAGGAAGCACTGGAGAAACTGGAGACAGCAGCTGGAGAAATCACTAAGCTTAGTCAGATGCACAAGGCTGCTGAAGACGAGAATAGACAGGCTGAAAACAAGATTCAAGATCTCATTACCGAATCAAGCCAGTTGAGTGAAAAATTGGCTGAGAAAGAAACAGAGCTCTCAAGTCATCTCGAGATTCATGAGACTCAAAAGAAGGAGTTAACGGAGAAACTTGAGACGGCAGCAGAAGAAATAGCTAAGCTCAGTCAAAAGCAAAAGGCTGCTGAAGAGGAGAATACTAGTCTGTCTTCAAAGATTTCACAGCTTGAGGATGAGATTAGACAGGCTGAAAACAAGATTCGAGATCTTATTACCGAAACAAACCTGTTAAATGAAAAATTGGCTGAGAAGGGAAGGGAGCTTTCAAGTCAACTTGAGATTCATGAGGCTCAGAAGAAGGAACTAACAGAGAAACTGGAAGCAGCAACAGAAGAGATCACTAAGCTTAGTCAAAAGCAAAAGGCTGCTGAGGAGGAGAATACTAGTCTGTCTGCAAAGATTTCACATCTTGAGGATAAGATAAAACAGTCTGAAAACAAGATTCATGATCTTGTTACTGAATCAAGCCTGTTAAGTGAAAATTTGTCTGAGAAAGAAAAGGAGCTTTCAAGTCAACATGAGATTCATGAGGCTCGGAAGAAGGAACTAATGTTGAAACTTGAAACAGGGGCAGAAGAAATCGCTAAGCTCAGTCAGAAACAAAAGGCTGCTGAAGAGGAGAATACTAGTCTCTCCTCAAAGATTTTGCAGCTTCAGGAAGAGATCAAACAGGCTGTAAGCAAGATTCAAGATCATATTACAGAATCTAGCCGGTTGAGGGAAAATTTGGCTGAGAAAGAAAGGGAGCTTTCAAGTCACTTTCAGATTCATGAGGCTCACAAAAAGGAAGCAACGGAGAAACTGGAGACAGCAGCAAAAGAAATCGCTAAGCTGAGTCAGATGCAAAAGGCTGCTGAAGAGGAGAATACTAGTCTCACTTCAAAGATTTCACAGCTTGAGGATGAGATAAGACAGGCTGAAAACGAGATTCAAGATCTTATTACCGAGTCCGGCATGTTGAGTGAAAGTTTGGCTGAGAATGAAAGGGAGCTTACAAATCACCTTAATATTCATGAGGATTACAAAGAGGAAGCAACGGAGAAACTGGAGAGAGCAGAAGAAGAAATCGCTAAGCTCAGTGAGATGCAAAAGGCTGCTGAAGAGGAGAAAGCTAGTCTTACCTTGAAGATTTCACAGCTTGGGGATGAGATAAGACGGGCTGAAAACAGAATTCAAGATCTTGTTACAGAATCAAGCCGGTTAAGTGAAAAGTTGGAAGAAAAAGGGAGAGAGCTTTCAAGCCACATGGAGATTCATGAGTCTCACAAAGAACAAGCATCAACTCGTGCAAGGGAATTGGAGCTGGAACTTGATTCATCACACATGCAAAGAAGAGACATTCAGAAACAGAAAGAAGATGAAATCTCTGCTCTTCTTCAAAAACTTGAAGATCAAGAAAAGTCATCATTAGCCCAAATAAATGGTCTAAATGAGCAGATCAACGATGTTCGAGCTGAGGCAGAGTCCTTGCGGGCTCAAAAGGGTGAGCTGGAAGCACAATTAGCACAGAAAGAGATTGAAGCCTCTGCTCAAATCAAGGACTTGAAAGATCATGTCCATGAAAAGCAGGTGGAACTGGAATCCTTGCTCAGTCAAAAAATGGAATCAGAGATGCATCTTGAAAAAAGAGTTAAAGAAATCTCTGAGTTCCTATTCCAGATAGAGACTCTGAAAGAAGAGCTGAAAAATAAAAGCTTGGAGCTAAAGGGGAACATTGAAGAAAAGGAGACTCTTCTGGAACGAGTCAAAGATCTGGAACTGGAGCTCAACACCCTGAGTAACCAGAAACACGAACTTGAAGAGCAGTTAAGGAGAAAAGGTGAGGAGCTTAGTGAGTTGCAAGAAGAAAAGGGAAAGTTGCATGAAAAAGCTGCTGAGATGGAGAGAGCATTGGCTGAGAAAGAGAACGAACTATCTAATTTACTGAAGAAGTCCgaagatggagagagagaagCGCTTGCCCGGATTGCAGCATTGACTGCAGATGTAAGCAGTCTCCAAGAGCAATTGGATTCTTTAGCTGCTCTAAAAAGTGAGGCAGATATCATCCTCGACAGAAAGACTACAGAAATATCAACAATCCTGCTACAGATTGAAAAGCTAAGAGAAGAACTGTCAGGCAAAACTGCTGATGGAGAAAATTTACTTAAAGAGAAGGAGACTATGACAGTGCAGCTAAAAGATCTGCATCTAGAGCTGGAGACTCTTCGTCAACAAAAAGGTGAAATGGAAGATCAAATAAACATCAAACTTAGTGAAGGAAATCAGCTGAGGGAGGAGAAGGGTGGCCTAGAGAGCAAGATATCTGAATTGGAGAGGACGCTAGCAGAGAGAGGCGATGAACTCATCGCTGTGCAGAAAAAAATGGATGATCTGCAGAATGAATCATCCACCGAAGTTTCTGCCTTGAAAAAACAGATTGACACTTTACAGCAGCAGCTGGAACTGCTGGAGTCTCAGAAGCGAGTACTGGAAATGGAAATTGAGAAAACCAAGCAAGAGGCTGCAGAAAACTTGGTTCTCGCTGAGAACAATAATGCCGAATTAGTTAACAAAATCAAGGAGCAGGGAGAGAAACTGCAAGAACATGAAGACGTGTACAGCAAATTGTGTGAGGAGCACAAACAACTGGAAATTCAGTTCCAAAGCTGTGAAGAGCATCTAAGATCATCTGAAAAGAAGATAGAAGAGGTGACACAGCAGTTTGAAATTGACATGTATGCGAAAAATCAAGAAGTGAATGAGCTGGAAGAAAACATAGAAGGGTTAAAGAGAGATCTCGAAATGAAAACAGATGACCTCAGTACACTGGAAGAAGATGTTCGGAACATTGAGGTCAAGCAACGGTTAACAAGCCAGAAGCTGCGTGTCACAGAGCAGTTGTTAGTTGAGAAGGATGAAAGCTACTTGAGAAAGGAAGAGAAGTTACTGGAAGAGCAGAAACTGCTAGAAGATAGAGTTGCTACACTTTCAGGGATAATTATCACCTATAAAGAGGCTCAAGTGAGAGTGGTTGGAGAGATATCAAAGAAGGTGAACGACACTTTGACAGGCATAGATGCATTCAACATGAAGTTTGAGGAAGACTACGGCCGCATAGAGTCTCGTATCTATGAAATAGTGAACGAGCTCAAGATCTCAACGAACTGCATCAAAGATAGTAACATCGAGAAAGATCAGCTGAGGAAGGAAATTGCCATTTTGGCTCAGCAACTGAGCGATGAGAAAGGTAAAGGGCTGCACCTCAAGGGAAGGATTGGTGAACTGGAAACTACATTGACAAAAGACGAGGAGGAAAAGGACTGCTTGATCAAAActgtgagagagagggaaacGAAGATGGGAAAGCTTGAGAAAATAGTAGCAGAAAGGGATGAGAAAATGGGAGTGTTGGAGTTGAAGATGAAGGAGAACGAGGCCGGATTCGAGAGCTTGATTGAGGAGAAAAGAGAGGCCATAAAACAGTTGTGCATATGGATTGAATACCACCGCAGTCGCAACGACGAGCTTAAAGACATGATCGCCAAAACAAGAAGAAGGTAG
- the LOC131024819 gene encoding mitochondrial adenine nucleotide transporter ADNT1-like, giving the protein MASEKSAAVSTTETLAEESKPKTPSRTFLSILKSLVAGGVAGGVSRTAVAPLERLKILLQVQNPHNIKYNGTVQGLKYIWRTEGIRGLYKGNGTNCARIVPNSAVKFFSYEEASRGILWLYRQQTGNEDAQLTPLLRLGAGACAGIIAMSATYPMDMIRGRITVQTDKSHYRGIFHGLRTVSVEEGPRALYKGWLPSVIGVVPYVGLNFAVYESLKDWLIKNKPYRLVEDSELSVITKLACGAAAGTVGQTVAYPLDVIRRRMQMVGWKDAASVVTGDGTRVPLEYTGMVDAFRKTVRYEGFGALYKGLGPNSVKVVPSIAIAFVTYEVVKDILGVDMRISD; this is encoded by the exons ATGGCTTCGGAGAAGAGCGCAGCAGTTTCAACCACCGAAACTCTCGCGGAGGAGTCAAAGCCTAAAACTCCGAGCCGCACTTTTCTTAGCATTCTTAAATCTCTCGTCGCAGGTGGCGTCGCCGGTGGAGT GTCACGCACTGCAGTTGCTCCCCTGGAACGGTTGAAAATTTTGCTTCAG GTCCAAAATCCACACAACATAAAGTATAATGGCACAGTTCAGGGATTGAAATACATATGGAGAACAGAGGGTATCAGGGGATTGTACAAAGGAAATGGCACTAATTGTGCCCGTATTGTTCCAAACTCAGCTGTCAAGTTCTTCAGTTATGAGGAAGCATCAAG GGGAATATTATGGCTATATCGTCAGCAAACCGGGAATG AGGATGCTCAGCTCACTCCACTTCTACGTCTTGGAGCTGGAGCATGTGCTGGAATTATTGCCATGTCAGCAACTTACCCCATGGACATGATACGAGGTCGGATTACTGTCCAG ACTGACAAATCACACTATAGAGGAATTTTTCATGGTCTTAGAACAGTTTCCGTGGAAGAAGGACCTCGTGCTTTATATAAAGGGTGGCTTCCTTCTGTTATAGGAGTG GTACCCTATGTAGGTCTCAATTTTGCTGTATATGAATCTTTGAAAGATTGGTTGATAAAAAACAAACCATATCGACTAGTAGAAGACTCTGAGTTGAGTGTGATCACAAAGCTCGCGTGTGGCGCTGCTGCCGGAACTGTTGGACAGACAGTTGCATACCCTCTTGATGTCATCCGTCGAAGAATGCAGATGGTGGGCTGGAAAGATGCCGCCTCTGTAGTCACTGGGGATGGGACGAGAGTGCCACTTGAATATACAGGAATGGTAGATGCATTTAGGAAAACAGTTCGGTATGAGGGATTTGGGGCACTGTACAAAGGCTTGGGCCCAAACTCTGTCAAG gtGGTCCCTTCCATAGCGATTGCATTTGTGACTTATGAGGTGGTTAAGGACATTCTTGGAGTAGATATGAGAATATCGGATTAA